Proteins encoded within one genomic window of Pantoea eucalypti:
- a CDS encoding GNAT family N-acetyltransferase, with translation MSGWQSEWQTAISLHSQHQGEDKRMEIRAAIESDATGISELIHSVSIKCNFSEAEPCPHWFIESIKPDVLKPLIVADDYLWLIAVERGEVTGVLTLFEGNLVKYFFVHPKFHRQGVARALWQQVAPMLRSEISVRSSLFAVPFYEKLGFKRVGEVKFFNGVSFQTMMARF, from the coding sequence GTGAGTGGGTGGCAATCCGAATGGCAAACCGCCATTTCTTTACATTCACAACATCAGGGGGAGGACAAAAGAATGGAAATCAGAGCGGCCATTGAGTCTGATGCGACAGGCATCAGTGAGCTGATACACAGTGTGTCGATAAAGTGTAACTTTTCAGAGGCAGAGCCCTGTCCGCACTGGTTTATCGAGAGCATAAAACCCGATGTGCTTAAACCTTTGATCGTTGCAGATGACTATCTCTGGCTGATTGCCGTGGAAAGAGGTGAGGTAACAGGCGTACTCACCCTTTTCGAAGGCAATCTTGTGAAATACTTTTTTGTGCATCCAAAGTTTCACCGTCAAGGGGTGGCAAGGGCACTCTGGCAGCAGGTAGCACCCATGCTGCGATCAGAAATCAGTGTACGGTCCTCACTCTTCGCCGTTCCCTTCTATGAAAAACTGGGATTTAAGAGAGTGGGAGAGGTTAAGTTTTTCAACGGCGTATCATTCCAGACAATGATGGCTCGGTTCTGA
- a CDS encoding sigma-70 family RNA polymerase sigma factor: protein MTKNVPHIQADLMNQIAGGDKAALEQLYRVLSPRLYGIILRMVRRRDWAEEILHDTFIHIWQSANYYDDARSEPHIWLSHIARNRAIDFLRKHENRCCSLEEISEAESGFQALLPADDSPAEARRLQHCMAHLPSEQRQSISLAYYRGLSQSEIALSMSQPEGTVKSWIRRALIHLRECIGL from the coding sequence ATGACAAAAAATGTGCCCCACATTCAGGCCGACTTAATGAACCAGATAGCCGGCGGTGATAAAGCTGCTCTTGAGCAGCTTTACCGCGTCCTGTCGCCCCGACTTTATGGGATCATCCTGCGGATGGTCAGGCGCCGGGACTGGGCAGAAGAGATCCTGCACGACACGTTTATCCACATCTGGCAGTCGGCAAACTATTACGATGATGCGCGCAGTGAGCCGCACATCTGGCTTAGCCACATAGCCAGAAATCGGGCGATTGATTTCCTGCGAAAACATGAGAACCGATGCTGTTCACTGGAAGAAATCAGCGAAGCGGAATCGGGTTTTCAGGCGTTACTTCCCGCGGATGACAGTCCTGCAGAGGCGCGTCGTCTTCAACATTGTATGGCGCACTTACCTTCAGAACAGCGACAAAGTATTTCGCTCGCTTATTATCGTGGCCTGTCGCAGAGTGAGATTGCGCTCTCCATGAGTCAGCCTGAGGGTACGGTTAAAAGCTGGATCCGTCGCGCGTTAATCCATCTTCGGGAGTGCATAGGCCTATGA
- a CDS encoding alpha,alpha-trehalose-phosphate synthase (UDP-forming), translating into MSGLILVSHNQCQRSTLTAVYEGILSRQGGLWISWDGESKMIPSDASRPYLVQQAGQYETVTFSYTPGELNEGYHNYIHKGLWPVFHQRPDMARFSTNGYQEYKNINKAYARAICENATPDDVIWIQDYHLLGCASYIREEGLTNSVGIFLHQPFPAGRMFETIPEWRWFTDSLLCCDLIGFQTVQDMNNFLVWLESEFRLDRLEAQRFRINGRIIRVGVFPVGIDLDDVQCLRESNSCAYMEMQCRESLPENTVLSGGHLDESSGLPYRISTLEVLLRRHDCYQKNITLLQLAPPAAGHAHDASELGHALEALCGELNGVHGTMNWYPVNYLTHAYSREEQAGIYRASRVALVTPLMAGMSLMAKMYVALQDPKNPGVLILSQFAGAAEQMEGAIIVNPYDPDAMASTVHRALQMPLHERRSLHARLMKGLHMHNNHHWAGAFLSMLNAEPAAPQALPPPAFFPRLSSSRARY; encoded by the coding sequence ATGTCAGGCCTTATCCTTGTTTCTCATAATCAATGTCAACGTTCGACGCTTACTGCCGTTTATGAAGGCATACTTTCCCGTCAGGGCGGGCTGTGGATTAGCTGGGATGGTGAGAGCAAAATGATACCCAGCGACGCGTCAAGACCCTACTTAGTGCAGCAGGCTGGCCAGTATGAAACCGTGACCTTCTCCTATACGCCGGGCGAGCTGAATGAGGGTTACCACAACTATATTCACAAAGGACTCTGGCCTGTTTTTCACCAGCGCCCTGACATGGCCCGATTTTCCACTAATGGCTATCAGGAATATAAAAATATTAATAAAGCCTATGCGCGCGCCATTTGCGAAAATGCCACACCCGACGATGTTATCTGGATTCAGGATTATCATCTGCTTGGCTGTGCTTCCTATATTCGTGAAGAAGGGCTGACCAACTCAGTGGGTATTTTTCTGCATCAGCCTTTCCCGGCTGGCAGGATGTTTGAAACCATTCCCGAATGGCGCTGGTTCACTGACTCATTACTCTGTTGTGACCTGATTGGCTTCCAGACAGTGCAGGATATGAATAACTTCCTGGTCTGGCTGGAGAGCGAATTCAGACTGGATCGACTGGAGGCACAACGTTTTCGAATCAATGGCCGGATAATAAGAGTGGGTGTATTTCCGGTCGGGATTGATCTTGATGATGTGCAATGTCTGCGCGAGAGCAACAGCTGTGCTTACATGGAAATGCAGTGCCGCGAAAGTCTGCCAGAAAATACCGTGCTTAGCGGCGGCCATCTTGATGAGAGTTCGGGGCTGCCTTACCGCATCAGTACCCTGGAGGTACTATTAAGAAGACATGATTGCTATCAGAAAAATATCACGCTATTGCAGCTGGCACCTCCGGCAGCCGGACACGCGCATGATGCGTCTGAACTCGGTCATGCGCTGGAAGCACTGTGCGGCGAGCTGAATGGCGTACATGGCACAATGAACTGGTATCCGGTGAACTATCTCACTCATGCTTATAGCCGGGAAGAGCAGGCTGGTATCTATCGAGCCTCACGCGTTGCGCTGGTAACGCCATTAATGGCGGGTATGAGTCTGATGGCAAAAATGTATGTCGCCCTGCAGGACCCGAAAAATCCCGGTGTGCTTATCCTCTCGCAGTTTGCCGGTGCAGCCGAGCAGATGGAGGGAGCCATCATCGTCAATCCTTATGATCCTGACGCCATGGCCAGTACGGTGCATCGCGCCCTGCAGATGCCGTTACACGAACGGCGAAGTCTGCATGCACGTCTGATGAAAGGCCTGCATATGCACAACAATCATCACTGGGCCGGGGCGTTCTTAAGCATGCTGAACGCTGAGCCGGCGGCGCCTCAGGCTCTCCCGCCACCGGCATTTTTTCCGCGATTAAGCAGTAGCCGGGCGAGATACTGA
- a CDS encoding GNAT family N-acetyltransferase, translating to MKCINKPWSIPGCSDAAVTELAEQQRLRLVSPRKWFRDAIEASTDPALLNYRLISQWLGESIPDTRSLTLALNNSLCFGLYRNGRQIGFARVVTDMAETWVIRNLFISPEYRFIGLGSWLLHCCLSHPGARGCRSIIAMGEPVPDFFERNGFISFPSLPGVYVTTLHEGGYDPICAKSASRH from the coding sequence ATGAAATGCATTAACAAACCCTGGTCCATACCAGGGTGCAGCGATGCTGCAGTCACTGAACTTGCTGAGCAACAGCGCCTTCGCCTTGTTTCGCCCCGCAAATGGTTCAGAGATGCCATCGAGGCCAGTACCGATCCGGCACTGCTGAACTATCGCCTGATCTCTCAGTGGCTGGGTGAATCGATACCGGACACCCGCTCTCTGACTCTGGCGCTGAACAATAGCCTCTGTTTTGGACTTTACCGCAATGGCCGACAAATCGGTTTTGCCCGCGTCGTGACCGATATGGCGGAGACCTGGGTAATCCGGAACCTGTTCATCTCGCCGGAATATCGTTTTATCGGGCTCGGCTCATGGTTGCTGCACTGCTGTCTGTCTCATCCTGGCGCCAGGGGCTGCCGGAGCATCATTGCAATGGGTGAGCCTGTACCGGATTTCTTCGAGCGTAACGGATTTATCTCTTTTCCCTCGCTGCCCGGTGTCTACGTGACGACGCTGCACGAAGGGGGATACGACCCGATTTGCGCCAAAAGCGCCAGCAGGCACTAA
- a CDS encoding anti-sigma factor, with protein sequence MTAQEHNDLTAAEYVLGLTDDVTRHRLDKRLNDDSHFAAEVLRWQKAFNGIDLLTHDVIPPATVWPLIRQDLNRNAGASGTISVRRQPGFWLGWSLAAAMAGLLIYTQVIKPDTPHSLQPIAVLSGAQPNAQFVVSLDKSASRIQVSALNITLPENKALQLWLIRGSAAPQSLGLINHTDSNAFRLAPGELNNQTVLAVSLEPVGGSKLSGPSGPVIFQGKVTLL encoded by the coding sequence ATGACTGCTCAGGAACACAATGATCTCACTGCGGCGGAATATGTGCTGGGTCTTACCGACGATGTGACACGCCATCGGCTTGATAAACGCCTCAATGACGATTCACACTTTGCTGCAGAGGTGCTGCGCTGGCAGAAAGCGTTTAACGGCATCGATTTGCTCACCCACGACGTTATTCCTCCCGCTACGGTCTGGCCGCTGATCAGGCAGGACCTTAACCGGAACGCTGGCGCCTCTGGCACGATATCAGTCCGCAGGCAACCTGGCTTCTGGCTCGGCTGGAGTCTGGCGGCGGCAATGGCGGGCCTCCTCATTTACACCCAGGTGATTAAGCCGGATACCCCGCATTCCCTGCAGCCCATTGCAGTACTCAGTGGCGCGCAGCCCAACGCACAGTTTGTGGTGAGTCTGGATAAGTCAGCGTCACGCATTCAGGTCTCGGCGCTAAACATCACGCTGCCAGAGAATAAAGCCCTGCAACTCTGGCTGATCAGGGGCAGTGCTGCGCCACAATCGTTGGGACTGATCAATCACACCGACAGTAACGCTTTCCGATTAGCACCAGGCGAGTTAAACAATCAGACAGTGCTGGCGGTGAGTCTGGAGCCTGTTGGGGGTTCTAAACTCAGCGGGCCGTCCGGGCCGGTGATTTTCCAGGGCAAAGTGACGTTGCTCTGA